One Coffea arabica cultivar ET-39 chromosome 5e, Coffea Arabica ET-39 HiFi, whole genome shotgun sequence DNA segment encodes these proteins:
- the LOC113743538 gene encoding F-box protein At3g07870-like, giving the protein MENIPQEILIEILIRLPVKSLIRFILVSKTWQCLITSPNFIFTHLKKIQNQPNKKHSLLLCRHYSRNDQTEHYSLHPDNDDFVHKSSKIRFPLKSKVGCYRIVGCCNGLVCLCDDMFGTFRLKPIILWNPSVQKSIELPLPSIQPYWDRSRIFLLGFGCDFQGFDYKVVRIVYDRLYGLSVGVEVYSLSTKSWKVLAHGPQTCPRYYITGFCLSQVFVNGVMHWLAHRRKGSFGNSIMGFDMKDEIFIEIFLPEALVDERAANLFLMKHGGCLAVMKYNGYENIYSLWVMKEYRNVESWKRLYNIGLVEGMENVIGFSNNGHLFVTMFVDEMFVSDPASGVLVSFDLESRKIKDLEIFGKLGSIYVENFVESLVLLEG; this is encoded by the coding sequence ATGGAAAACATTCCTCAAGAAATCTTGATCGAGATCCTGATTAGGCTTCCAGTCAAATCTCTAATCAGATTCATCTTAGTCTCCAAAACCTGGCAATGCCTCATCACAAGTCCCAATTTCATCTTCACACACCTCAAAAAGATCCAGAATCAGCCCAACAAAAAACATTCTCTTCTGCTCTGCAGGCACTATAGTCGAAATGACCAAACAGAACATTACTCCTTGCACCCTGATAACGATGATTTTGTCCATAAATCTTCCAAAATCAGATTTCCACTCAAGTCCAAGGTGGGTTGTTATCGAATTGTAGGCTGCTGCAATGGGTTGGTTTGTCTGTGTGATGATATGTTTGGTACGTTTCGCCTGAAACCCATAATTTTATGGAACCCTTCAGTACAGAAGTCGATTGAGCTGCCCTTACCCAGTATTCAGCCCTATTGGGATCGTTCAAGAATATTTTTGCTTGGTTTTGGTTGTGATTTTCAGGGATTTGACTATAAAGTTGTGAGGATTGTGTATGATCGACTTTATGGCTTGTCTGTTGGGGTTGAGGTTTattcacttagcacaaaaagtTGGAAAGTTTTGGCTCATGGTCCTCAAACTTGTCCTAGGTATTATATCACCGGTTTTTGTCTCTCGCAGGTATTTGTCAACGGGGTTATGCATTGGCTTGCACATCGTAGGAAAGGAAGTTTTGGGAATTCAATAATGGGGTTTGATATGAAGGATGAAATTTTCATAGAGATCTTCTTACCGGAAGCTTTGGTGGATGAGCGTGCTGCAAATTTGTTTCTTATGAAACATGGTGGTTGTCTTGCTGTGATGAAGTACAATGGATATGAGAACATTTATAGCCTTTGGGTGATGAAGGAATATAGGAATGTGGAGTCGTGGAAGAGGCTGTATAATATTGGATTAGTGGAAGGGATGGAGAATGTGATTGGATTTAGTAACAACGGTCATCTTTTCGTGACAATGTTTGTGGATGAGATGTTTGTTAGTGATCCTGCAAGTGGAGTGCTGGTTTCATTTGACCTTGAGAGCAGAAAAATTAAggatcttgaaatttttgggaaGCTTGGTTCGatttatgttgaaaattttGTGGAGAGCCTAGTCTTGCTTGAAGGATAA
- the LOC140007075 gene encoding uncharacterized protein, giving the protein MDQYERLWDYAATGFLASYRPIIGLDDCFFKGPFGGQLLAALGRDVNDNIFPIAIVIVEFKDSELRKLFWTTASATNVDDFKRALNASEISQPQNGENFTAAAWLKSLPYHLWSKAHYGIAAKTDISVNNLNESFNNYILKARDEPIVTLLEFFRRKLMQQLTLKRQGMEKYRDRLCPNIVEKLSKSVEKGKHCIAIFDGVKSFEVDGFNRTSVLNLRRKNCSCCAFQLTGILCVRAISAIQNMGMKVENYVDECYSKEAYLKAYAYSIGAVPSKEHWIDSEMQLLNRPFLKKQLGRSKKLRRRDPDEPRDP; this is encoded by the exons ATGGATCAATATGAACGGCTGTGGGATTATGCTGCCACG GGCTTTCTTGCAAGTTATAGACCAATCATTGGCTTAGATGATTGCTTTTTTAAGGGTCCCTTTGGAGGTCAGCTATTAGCAGCACTTGGAAGGGATGTAAATGACAATATATTTCCCATAGCTATTGTCATTGTTGAA TTCAAAGATAGTGAACTAAGGAAATTATTTTGGACTACTGCATCAGCAACTAATGTTGATGATTTCAAGAGAGCATTGAATGCTTCGGAGATATCTCAGCCACAAAATGGAGAGAACTTTACTGCTGCAGCTTGGTTAAAAAGCCTGCCATATCACTTGTGGTCTAAAGCACATTATGGAATAGCTGCTAAGACTGATATTTCAGTCAACAACCTGAATGAGAGTTTCAACAACTACATTTTAAAAGCAAGAGACGAGCCAATTGTGACTCTTCTTGAATTTTTCAGAAGAAAGTTAATGCAACAATTGACATTGAAGAGACAAGGCATGGAGAAATATAGAGACAGATTGTGTCCAAACATTGTTGAGAAGCTATCCAAAAGTGTAGAGAAGGGCAAACATTGTATTGCTATATTTGATGGTGTTAAATCATTTGAGGTTGATGGTTTCAACAGAACCTCTGTTCTGAACTTGCGACGTAAAAACTGTTCATGTTGTGCATTCCAGCTGACTGGAATTTTATGTGTGCGTGCTATTTCTGCCATTCAAAACATGGGGATGAAGGTTGAAAACTATGTCGATGAGTGCTATAGTAAAGAGGCATACTTGAAGGCATATGCTTATAGCATTGGAGCTGTTCCATCCAAAGAACACTGGATTGATAGTGAAATGCAACTGTTAAATCGACCATTTCTGAAGAAACAACTTGGGAGATCTAAAAAACTTAGAAGAAGAGATCCTGATGAACCGAGAGATCCATAA
- the LOC113743314 gene encoding uncharacterized protein: protein MPPKSEPQNLSSSAMESSDSSIDPFFHVLKILPYSFLRPPRLRLKLPSLTLPSAMTVYALILLTYFLVVSGLVYDVIVEPPGIGSTQDPRTGSVRPVVFLPGRVNGQYIIEGLSSGFMFVLGGTGIVLLDLALDKNRAKSVKVSFASAGVAFVVIAYVMSILFIRIKIPAYLR, encoded by the coding sequence ATGCCTCCAAAATCCGAGCCCCAAAACCTCTCCTCCTCCGCCATGGAATCTTCCGACTCCTCCATCGACCCATTCTTCCACGTCCTCAAAATCCTTCCCTACTCCTTCCTCCGCCCTCCTCGTCTACGTCTAAAGCTCCCATCCTTGACTCTTCCATCCGCCATGACCGTCTACGCCTTGATCCTCCTCACCTACTTCCTTGTCGTGTCAGGGCTCGTCTACGATGTCATCGTTGAACCTCCGGGCATCGGATCTACTCAGGATCCTCGCACCGGATCAGTTAGACCTGTTGTTTTCCTCCCGGGTCGGGTCAATGGGCAGTATATTATCGAAGGGCTCTCCTCCGGGTTCATGTTTGTTCTTGGCGGAACTGGGATTGTGCTTTTGGACTTGGCTTTGGACAAAAATCGGGCTAAAAGCGTCAAGGTTTCGTTTGCTTCAGCTGGGGTTGCTTTTGTTGTGATTGCTTATGTTATGAGTATATTGTTCATTCGTATTAAGATCCCGGCTTATCTCCGCTGA
- the LOC113743225 gene encoding F-box/kelch-repeat protein At3g23880-like: MSDNLPEELLIEILTRVPVKSLLCFTLVSKSWYGLITSPNFITTHLTKVHTEKIPNSPSLLLIRRYTKDDKKEHYTINLDDEEDGHENGGGNGQFAKKSVELDFPFKSLIGYFRIVGTCNGLICLSDDLFGTTKPIILWNPSVRKSVTSPAPTINPPLPYMFVLGFGADSSQDYKVVRIVYHRDGQFDFLLPPEVEVYSLSMGFWRRLINVGIKVCIADFLWSQAFVNGSVHWIAYHPRRSDNDSGSFGSLILGFDMDNEVFNEIMLPDDLAHELATNLFISVYKGSLAVIKYPRWEDNGSCSVWVMEEYGVWESWTQLYAIDLVQGMEKVVGFRKNGDVFVAKESKGLVLYNPKTGFTEDLGIWGSTRSFYIYNFEETLVLFERQNAVVEEEEEFGDARAFQENGGIDLDEEPSRNEDYFDAQETITDGLANFYVSGQGRY, translated from the exons ATGTCAGATAATTTGCCTGAAGAGCTATTGATCGAAATTCTCACACGGGTTCCTGTCAAATCCCTCCTTTGTTTCACCTTAGTATCCAAATCATGGTATGGTCTCATCACAAGCCCCAATTTCATCACCACTCATCTCACCAAAGTCCACACAGAAAAAATCCCCAATAGTCCCTCCCTTCTGCTCATCAGACGCTATACGAAGGACGACAAGAAGGAGCACTACACAATCAACCtagatgatgaagaagatggcCATGAAAATGGAGGAGGAAATGGCCAATTTGCCAAGAAATCAGTTGAGCTTGACTTCCCTTTCAAATCCTTAATTGGGTATTTCAGAATTGTGGGAACTTGCAATGGGTTGATTTGTTTGTCTGATGATTTGTTCGGTACCACAAAACCCATTATTTTGTGGAACCCTTCGGTTCGAAAATCAGTAACCTCTCCAGCTCCAACTATTAATCCTCCATTGCCGTATATGTTTGTTTTGGGATTTGGGGCTGATTCGAGCCAGGATTATAAAGTGGTCAGGATTGTTTATCACAGAGATGGGCAATTTGATTTTCTGCTCCCGCCTGAGGTTGAAGTTTATAGCCTTAGTATGGGATTTTGGAGGAGATTAATAAATGTTGGGATTAAGGTTTGCATTGCTGATTTCTTATGGTCACAAGCTTTTGTGAATGGTTCTGTGCACTGGATTGCTTATCATCCACGTAGAAGTGATAATGATAGTGGTTCATTTGGTAGTTTGATTTTGGGATTTGATATGGATAATGAAGTGTTCAATGAGATCATGCTGCCAGACGACTTGGCTCATGAGCTTGCTACGAATCTGTTTATATCTGTGTATAAGGGTTCTCTTGCTGTGATTAAGTATCCAAGGTGGGAGGATAATGGATCCTGTTCCGTTTGGGTTATGGAGGAATATGGAGTTTGGGAGTCATGGACTCAGTTGTATGCCATTGATTTAGTGCAAGGGATGGAAAAAGTTGTTGGATTTAGGAAGAATGGTGATGTTTTTGTGGCCAAGGAGAGCAAGGGGCTGGTTTTGTACAATCCTAAGACTGGTTTCACTGAGGATCTTGGAATATGGGGGAGCACTAGGTCGTTTTACATTTACAATTTTGAAGAGACACTCGTTTTGTTTGAAAGACAAAATGCAGTTGTTGAGGAGGAAGAGGAATTTGGTGATGCTCGTGCTTTTCAAGAAAATGGCGGAATTGACCTTGATGAAGAGCCTAGCAGAAATGAAGATTACTTTGATGCACAGGAAAC GATTACGGACGGATTGGCAAACTTTTATGTCTCTGGGCAAGGGAGGTACTAA